The following coding sequences lie in one Saccharopolyspora hordei genomic window:
- the upp gene encoding uracil phosphoribosyltransferase, translating to MDVRVVDHPLAKARLSTMRDARTNSAAFRAALQELTLMLIYEATRDAEVAVEPIHTPVARTDGYRLANPPLLVPVLRAGLGMADQAHRLIPEAQMGFVGLARDETTLQPTPYLESLPADLSGRPVFVLDPMLATGGSMAHTIRILAERGASDVTAICTLAAPEGLRRLEESDLPVRVVTASVDERLNDSGYIVPGLGDAGDREYGAV from the coding sequence ATGGACGTTCGGGTCGTGGACCACCCACTGGCGAAGGCAAGGCTGTCCACCATGCGCGACGCGCGCACCAACAGTGCTGCGTTCCGCGCCGCCTTGCAGGAGCTCACCCTGATGCTCATCTACGAGGCCACCCGGGACGCCGAGGTCGCGGTGGAGCCGATCCACACCCCGGTGGCGCGCACCGACGGCTACCGGCTGGCCAACCCGCCGCTGCTGGTGCCGGTGCTGCGGGCGGGCCTCGGCATGGCCGACCAGGCGCACCGGTTGATCCCGGAGGCGCAGATGGGCTTCGTGGGCCTGGCGCGCGACGAGACCACGCTGCAGCCCACCCCGTACCTGGAGTCGCTGCCCGCCGACCTGTCCGGCCGCCCGGTGTTCGTGCTCGACCCGATGCTGGCCACCGGCGGTTCGATGGCGCACACGATCCGGATCCTGGCCGAGCGCGGCGCCAGCGACGTCACCGCGATCTGCACGCTGGCGGCGCCGGAGGGCCTGCGGCGGCTGGAGGAGTCGGACCTGCCGGTGCGTGTGGTGACCGCGAGCGTCGACGAGCGGCTCAACGACTCCGGCTACATCGTCCCGGGCCTCGGCGACGCGGGCGACCGCGAGTACGGCGCGGTCTGA
- a CDS encoding TetR/AcrR family transcriptional regulator → MSVPVPPWQQRAARQRSVKQPLSLELIVRTALELLDAEGLDAVSMRKVAQRLGTGAASLYAHVRNKDELHELVLDLVIGEIALPEPDPEKWQDQLKELVRQQVAVLSAHPGIAQVVMRTPAPTGPNALRVSEAMLAILRSAGMPDRVVAFAVDVLALYGTAVALERTADFGLSDDERRERLAQVEQYFGALPPERFPTITALLPALVSGSDDERFEFGLDLLVRGLAAHAP, encoded by the coding sequence ATGTCGGTGCCCGTCCCGCCCTGGCAGCAGCGCGCAGCGCGCCAGCGCTCGGTGAAGCAGCCGTTGAGCCTCGAGCTGATCGTGCGCACCGCGCTCGAGCTGCTCGACGCCGAGGGCCTGGACGCGGTCAGCATGCGCAAGGTCGCGCAACGCCTGGGCACCGGCGCCGCGTCGCTCTACGCCCACGTGCGGAACAAGGACGAGCTGCACGAGCTCGTGCTCGACCTGGTGATCGGCGAGATCGCCCTGCCCGAACCCGACCCGGAGAAGTGGCAGGACCAGCTCAAGGAGCTCGTCCGGCAGCAGGTCGCGGTGCTCAGCGCGCACCCCGGCATCGCCCAGGTCGTCATGCGCACCCCCGCGCCCACCGGTCCGAACGCGCTGCGGGTCAGCGAGGCGATGCTGGCGATCCTGCGGTCGGCCGGGATGCCGGACCGCGTGGTCGCCTTCGCCGTGGACGTCCTCGCCCTCTACGGCACGGCGGTGGCCCTGGAGCGCACCGCCGACTTCGGGCTCAGCGACGACGAGCGGCGCGAGCGGCTCGCCCAGGTCGAGCAGTACTTCGGCGCGCTGCCGCCCGAGCGCTTCCCCACGATCACGGCCCTGCTGCCTGCTCTGGTGTCCGGCAGCGACGACGAGCGGTTCGAGTTCGGCCTCGACCTCCTCGTGCGGGGGCTCGCCGCCCACGCGCCCTGA